From one Streptomyces sp. 846.5 genomic stretch:
- a CDS encoding ABC transporter permease yields the protein MSSSTDTAPAPAAPAAAPKPGAGLLRRLVETPEVGVVVACVVVFTALAIDKSTFASAVNLQGMGFDLAQYGLIAIGESLVILTGGIDLSVGALLGTSVILASWFNVRAGLPAGVAILFTLAICGTVGLIHGLAVTRLKMPPFVTTLVTYTVAQGVTLAITSGTSIPGISGFFANLGQSYLAQIPVPLVLFVIVAVAAWFFLERTYQGRQVYAVGGNAEAARLAGIRGNRRVVSMYVTSSLLSGLGGMLVLGRMGVGSASGVGVGWELSAIAAAVIGGVSLMGGQGRIVGIVAGAVLLELINNGLTTLQINSNYTQIVLGTVLGIAITADRLRARRLAKRR from the coding sequence ATGAGCAGCAGCACGGACACCGCGCCCGCACCGGCGGCGCCGGCCGCCGCGCCGAAGCCGGGCGCAGGCCTGCTCCGGCGGCTGGTGGAGACGCCCGAGGTGGGCGTGGTCGTGGCCTGCGTGGTGGTGTTCACCGCGCTGGCGATCGACAAGTCGACCTTCGCAAGCGCGGTCAATCTGCAGGGCATGGGCTTCGACCTGGCCCAGTACGGACTGATCGCCATCGGTGAGTCGCTGGTGATCCTGACCGGCGGCATCGACCTCTCGGTCGGGGCGCTGCTGGGCACCAGCGTGATCCTGGCCTCCTGGTTCAACGTCAGGGCCGGGCTGCCGGCCGGGGTGGCGATCCTGTTCACGCTGGCGATCTGCGGCACCGTGGGCCTGATCCACGGGCTGGCGGTGACCCGGCTGAAGATGCCGCCGTTCGTCACCACCCTGGTGACCTACACCGTCGCCCAGGGCGTGACCCTGGCCATCACCTCCGGCACCTCCATTCCCGGCATCTCCGGCTTCTTCGCGAACCTCGGCCAGAGCTACCTGGCCCAGATCCCGGTGCCGCTGGTGCTGTTCGTGATCGTGGCGGTGGCGGCCTGGTTCTTCCTGGAGCGCACCTACCAGGGCCGTCAGGTGTACGCGGTCGGCGGAAACGCCGAGGCCGCGCGGCTGGCCGGCATCCGGGGCAACCGCCGGGTGGTGTCCATGTACGTCACCAGCTCCCTCCTCTCCGGGCTCGGCGGCATGCTGGTGCTCGGCCGGATGGGCGTCGGCTCCGCGAGCGGGGTCGGCGTCGGCTGGGAGCTCTCGGCGATCGCCGCGGCGGTCATCGGCGGGGTCAGCCTGATGGGCGGCCAGGGACGCATCGTGGGCATCGTCGCCGGCGCGGTTCTGCTGGAGCTCATCAACAACGGCCTGACCACCCTGCAGATCAACTCCAACTACACCCAGATCGTGCTGGGCACGGTGCTCGGCATCGCCATCACCGCCGACCGGCTGCGGGCACGCCGACTGGCCAAGCGACGCTGA